In Camelina sativa cultivar DH55 chromosome 16, Cs, whole genome shotgun sequence, a single window of DNA contains:
- the LOC104753180 gene encoding putative F-box protein At1g71320 — MPLSVGFGKDIITKSYKVISMYSEKDHTREILCFNSRFNVKVISLDNGEQRDVGWYRLDDYNVCYEQTPVYANGSLFWFTLYCYTRSYKTLSEIPSHLIAIDLHTEQFRWVSLPKCYTRYSRGVQMWSLNERLCLSDVLNIQCSSGLDVWSLQESSTQNWEKLFSFNILDISRLDAKCWMLGLRAAYFRRIEKGQDQVSSDILRTAIWYSPTMISPSNILSLSGN, encoded by the exons ATGCCACTTTCCGTTGGATTTGGAAAAGACATTATTACAAAATCATACAAGGTCATTTCGATGTACTCGGAAAAAGACCATACACGTGAAATTCTATGTTTTAACAGCCGTTTCAATGTTAAAGTTATATCCCTTGATAATGGCGAGCAAAGAGACGTCGGTTGGTACAGATTAGATGACTACAATGTTTGCTATGAACAAACACCCGTCTACGCAAACGGATCACTCTTCTGGTTTACATTATATTGTTATACTCGGAGTTATAAAACACTTTCAGAAATACCTTCGCATCTGATAGCTATTGATCTACACACTGAACAATTTCGATGGGTATCATTACCAAAATGTTACACCCGTTACTCTCGTGGTGTGCAAATGTGGAGCCTAAATGAACGTTTGTGCTTATCAGATGTGCTAAACATACAATGTTCTTCAGGGTTAGACGTTTGGAGTTTACAAGAATCTTCTACTCAAAATTGGgagaaattattttcttttaatattttggatatcAGTAGATTGGATGCAAAATGCTGGATGCTTGGTCTAAGAGCTGCTTACTTTAGAAGAATTGAAAAGGGTCAAGATCAAGTGTCGTCTGATATTCTAAGAACGGCTATTTGGTATTCGCCGACTATGATTTCTCC tagtaatatatta AGTCTTTCTGGGAATTGA
- the LOC104749084 gene encoding probable WRKY transcription factor 68 — protein MENAGAGVPFYDLGQTRVYPLFSDFHHLSAERYPVGFMDLLGVHRHSLTHTPLMHFPTTTPKSSSSEAVNEDHEKKRENEEEEEEEEEEQQHKTYKRFKTTKTSEKTKLKVSKVSFITKSEVLNLDDGYKWRKYGQKPVRNSPFPRNYYRCTTTWCDVKKRVERSFSDPSSVITTYEGQHSHPRPVPKGDSLGFNGSASRAHFGLPTLPPQLLDYNSHQQQGQSSFGAGYIIRQEKGSDDDHHDDPVVKKSRTRDLLDGAGSVKEHGLLQDIVSSHIIKDEC, from the exons ATGGAGAATGCTGGTGCTGGGGTGCCGTTTTACGATTTAGGGCAAACAAGGGTTTACCCACTCTTCTCTGATTTCCACCATCTATCGGCGGAGAGGTATCCGGTAGGGTTCATGGATTTACTTGGTGTTCATCGTCATTCCCTCACCCATACGCCGCTGATGCACTTTCCCACGACTACACCTAAATCGTCCTCGAGCGAAGCTGTGAATGAAGAtcatgaaaagaagagagagaacgaggaggaagaagaagaagaagaagaagaacagcaaCATAAGACATATAAGAG GTTTAAAACAACTAAGACTAGTGAAAAGACGAAGTTGAAGGTGTCAAAAGTGTCATTCATCACCAAGAGTGAGGTTCTTAATCTAGATGATGGTTACAAATGGAGAAAATACGGTCAAAAACCTGTCAGAAACAGCCCTTTTCCAAG GAATTATTACCGTTGCACAACAACTTGGTGTGACGTGAAGAAGAGAGTGGAGAGATCATTCAGTGATCCAAGCAGTGTAATCACCACTTACGAAGGCCAACACTCCCATCCTCGTCCAGTACCCAAAGGAGACAGCCTTGGATTCAATGGCTCAGCTTCTAGAGCCCACTTTGGCCTCCCTACACTCCCTCCTCAGCTTTTAGATTACAACAGCCATCAACAACAAGGACAGTCTTCTTTTGGAGCTGGGTACATTATCCGGCAAGAAAAAGGatctgatgatgatcatcatgatGATCCTGTAGTGAAGAAGAGTCGAACTCGGGATCTGCTGGATGGAGCTGGTTCAGTCAAAGAACATGGCCTTCTTCAAGATATTGTTTCCTCTCATATCATTAAGGATGAGTGTTAG
- the LOC104749085 gene encoding uncharacterized protein LOC104749085, with product MESTRSDPELDDDFSEIYKEYTGPVSAVTNNTTQEKDKPIIKQRSEERCDEEEEQLPDPNSVPTDFTSREAKVWEAKSKATERNWKKRKEEEMICKICGESGHFTQGCPSTLGANRKSQEFFERVPARDKNVRDLFTEKVIERIERETGCKIKMDDKFIIVSGKDRLILRKGVDAVHKVKKDGEMKSSSVSHRSRSRSPRRTSVGPPRARNSEPQGQHLPSHGSSSSFSERSGRQDKFVDNRVREENRVLENQRNVYRGSPQAYGSDRARSRSTHSKSPGRPRYSGWDKPYDRQKSEVSGYRSERWDQERMGGSSDIQVSQQFERPPVPQSLEELELEYTRDAMELEKKRDKEEDEENIKHRETIRELRESYMKKQAGLRGMNAKQWDEFLQLDAQRRQQQARQQNSGLSYGNYRQFPPYAEFDDGYSANPPPYGGNNVPMDSQGRYPNHVKNYPSRNQDNNYGTGFQRQRREDYGKAYNRY from the exons ATGGAAAGCACTAGATCGGACCCAGAGCTTGATGATGACTTTAGTGAAATCTACAAGGAGTATACTGGTCCTGTAAGTGCTGTCACAAACAACACTACCCAAGAAAAAGACAAACCTATTATCAAACAACGGTCTGAAGAAAGAtgtgatgaagaggaggagcAACTACCTGACCCTAATTCTGTACCAACCGATTTCACTAGCCGAGAAGCTAAGGTTTGGGAGGCTAAGTCGAAAGCTACTGAGAGGAactggaagaagagaaaagaagaagaaatgatctgTAAAATTTGTGGCGAGTCTGGCCATTTTACTCAG ggATGTCCATCAACACTTGGTGCTAATAGGAAGTCACAAGAATTCTTTGAAAGGGTACCGGCTAGGGACAAGAATGTAAGAGATTTGTTTACGGAGAAAGTTATTGAAAGGATTGAAAGGGAGACCGGCTGCAAGATTAAAATGGATGATAAGTTCATAATTGTTAGTGGCAAGGACAGATTAATCTTGAGGAAAGGTGTTGATGCTGTTCACAAGGTTAAGAAGGATGGTGAGATGAAAAGTTCTTCTGTTTCTCACAGGAGCAGATCCAGGTCACCTAGGCGAACTTCTGTTGGTCCACCACGTGCTCGAAACTCTGAACCTCAAGGACAGCACCTGCCGTCACATGGTTCATCATCAAGTTTCTCAGAGCGCTCTGGAAGGCAAGATAAGTTTGTGGATAATCGTGTGCGCGAAGAGAATCGTGTTCTTGAGAATCAGCGAAATGTTTACCGAGGATCACCACAAG CTTATGGTAGTGACAGAGCTCGGAGTCGTTCCACACATTCAAAATCTCCAGGGAGACCACGTTATAGTGGATGGGATAAACCGTATGATAGGCAAAAGTCTGAGGTGAGTGGTTATAGGTCTGAAAGATGGGACCAAGAGAGAATGGGTGGCTCCAGCGACATTCAGGTGAGTCAACAGTTTGAACGGCCTCCAGTCCCACAGTCGTTAGAAGAACTAGAATTGGAATATACGAGGGATGCAATGGAGCTTGAAAAGAAACGcgataaggaagaagatgaggagaacATCAAGCATCGTGAG ACAATCCGGGAACTGAGAGAGAGTTACATGAAGAAACAGGCTGGGCTAAGGGGTATGAATGCTAAACAATGGGACGAATTCCTTCAACTCGATGCTCAGAGACGTCAACAGCAAGCACGGCAGCAAAACTCTGGTTTGAGTTATGGTAACTATAGACAGTTTCCTCCTTATGCTGAGTTTGATGATGGATACTCCGCCAATCCTCCTCCCTATGGTGGAAACAATGTGCCAATGGATTCCCAGGGCAGATATCCAAACCATGTAAAAAACTATCCCTCAAGGAATCAAGACAACAATTATGGTACCGGTTTCCAACGCCAGAGACGTGAGGACTATGGAAAAGCCTACAATCGTTATTAG
- the LOC104753181 gene encoding uncharacterized protein LOC104753181 — MSTSIVQVGYRYESIRATVARNDSDISDHVRIFLSNDENRNKIIGLDTERSVLQCGIDYPPESRLVVLQLCDGQNCLIIPVRYVCGNKLPVSLTNILNLPEYTFMGVGISKALEMLKSECGLTCKNAVDIGPSSWTLLSKSLGKIKRKSQEYLSFREPIPEAIYEDWDSGSLSENQIKLATANAHLAFEVENMILENTY, encoded by the coding sequence ATGTCTACATCCATTGTACAAGTTGGATATCGATATGAAAGCATCAGAGCGACAGTAGCTAGAAATGACAGCGACATTAGTGATCATGTGCGGATATTCCTGTCTAATGACGAAAACAGGAACAAAATCATCGGTCTGGATACAGAACGATCGGTTTTACAATGTGGCATAGATTACCCTCCGGAGAGCAGACTCGTGGTTCTCCAGCTCTGTGATGGCCAGAATTGCCTAATAATCCCGGTTCGTTATGTATGTGGTAATAAGCTTCCCGTTTCTCTCACCAATATCCTCAATCTCCCAGAATACACTTTCATGGGTGTAGGTATTAGTAAGGCTTTGGAAATGCTGAAGAGCGAGTGTGGTTTGACCTGCAAGAATGCCGTTGATATCGGTCCTTCGTCGTGGACCTTGTTGAGCAAGTCTCTTGGTAAAATAAAACGTAAATCCCAGGAATACTTGTCGTTTAGGGAACCAATACCAGAAGCTATTTATGAAGATTGGGACAGTGGAAGTCTTAGCGAGAATCAGATCAAGCTTGCAACAGCAAATGCTCACTTGGCTTTCGAAGTTGAGAATATGATCTTAGAAAATACCTATTGA